A portion of the Chromobacterium sp. IIBBL 290-4 genome contains these proteins:
- a CDS encoding PAS domain-containing protein — MTIAFCSKCNCSSEYNSKVEVMHPIYSFKHFSELECFVDQLECVGQMAGAKDLHHNFVYVNASYADFHGLPRDEIIGKKSGDMPNGINVLSPLMHEQDQMVLLQQKKIIMGSIHPHRNGGDPRAYKFRKFPALLNEKHPIILFTGEDLTCDTTFWSDVLWNIEPMVKVEKLVSASYSQQLESKDLGIPLSDNEWAVLSLLLRGIPTKRIASIYEVSIRTIENRIESLKDKFGALNQQNLLDMARRSGYQSVISRAIFKEHMTYNLLVE; from the coding sequence ATGACAATTGCATTTTGTTCTAAGTGCAACTGTTCTTCTGAATACAATTCCAAGGTTGAGGTTATGCACCCCATTTATTCTTTCAAACACTTCTCAGAACTGGAGTGTTTCGTCGATCAACTGGAATGCGTCGGTCAAATGGCTGGCGCCAAGGACCTCCACCATAATTTTGTTTATGTCAATGCGTCTTATGCTGACTTCCATGGGCTGCCTAGGGACGAAATTATTGGAAAAAAATCAGGAGACATGCCCAATGGCATTAATGTTCTATCGCCATTAATGCATGAGCAAGATCAAATGGTATTGCTGCAACAGAAAAAAATCATCATGGGCAGCATCCACCCTCATCGCAATGGCGGCGACCCCAGAGCCTACAAGTTTCGTAAATTCCCAGCTCTTCTCAATGAAAAACACCCAATCATCTTATTTACTGGAGAAGACCTGACATGCGACACGACTTTTTGGAGCGATGTCCTATGGAATATTGAACCCATGGTTAAAGTAGAGAAGCTTGTCTCCGCATCATATTCACAGCAATTAGAATCAAAGGACTTAGGCATTCCCTTAAGCGACAATGAGTGGGCAGTACTCAGTCTATTGCTACGCGGCATACCGACAAAGCGAATCGCTTCCATCTATGAAGTCTCTATACGCACAATCGAAAACAGAATTGAATCTCTGAAAGATAAATTTGGCGCTCTTAATCAGCAGAACTTATTAGACATGGCCAGGAGAAGCGGCTATCAATCGGTTATTTCTCGCGCAATATTCAAAGAACACATGACCTACAATCTTCTAGTCGAATAA
- a CDS encoding DMT family transporter, translated as MNRTHTLITILLATSIFGFNYVAAKISSIKIDPVDTAMLRVAFAALPACLILRVERKEWAHVLLYGVAFSFGLFLFFKGLKTGADAGISSVIMQAGSLFTAVAGIIFFKEKWNQFNILGCAIAMLGIYSISKIQGGGINLAGIAFVLASAFSWTFANLAVRHSRTKRPVAFVAWGSLVSALLLAATHLIDGAPLAAVLEKIDQRAWLAIAFQGYITTLVGYGLWTLLLSRNQLVLSAPSYLLVPAFALLFSHIILNETITIQKVLFSCIVVIGVTINSCAHQVGAWINLRKKSTILSQ; from the coding sequence ATGAACCGAACTCACACTTTAATTACCATACTGCTAGCAACAAGTATTTTTGGTTTCAATTACGTAGCCGCGAAAATCAGCTCGATAAAAATCGACCCCGTTGATACCGCGATGCTGCGAGTGGCATTCGCTGCACTTCCCGCCTGTCTGATTCTGCGAGTTGAACGAAAAGAATGGGCTCACGTTTTACTTTATGGCGTGGCATTCTCTTTCGGTCTATTCCTCTTCTTCAAAGGTTTAAAAACTGGCGCAGATGCCGGTATATCATCCGTCATCATGCAAGCTGGATCGCTTTTCACTGCAGTTGCTGGAATTATATTTTTTAAAGAAAAGTGGAACCAATTTAATATCCTAGGATGTGCCATTGCCATGTTAGGAATTTACTCAATATCAAAAATACAGGGAGGCGGCATCAACCTGGCAGGCATTGCCTTTGTTCTTGCATCAGCATTTAGCTGGACATTCGCCAACTTAGCCGTCCGCCACTCCAGAACTAAGCGCCCGGTTGCCTTTGTCGCCTGGGGAAGCTTGGTTTCAGCCCTTCTGCTTGCAGCCACTCACTTAATTGATGGAGCGCCTCTTGCTGCCGTCTTGGAAAAGATTGATCAACGCGCTTGGTTGGCCATAGCATTTCAAGGTTACATCACTACCCTAGTGGGTTATGGACTTTGGACTTTGCTACTCAGCCGCAATCAACTAGTACTAAGCGCACCCAGCTATTTACTCGTCCCTGCCTTTGCGCTACTCTTCTCTCACATTATCCTTAATGAGACAATAACCATCCAAAAAGTGTTATTCTCATGTATCGTCGTCATTGGCGTCACCATCAACTCATGCGCCCATCAAGTTGGCGCCTGGATCAATTTACGTAAGAAATCCACCATTCTATCACAATGA